AATTTGGGATAGGTTTCCAATATTTTAAGGCGCTCAGACTCCAAACTAGCTTTTAGTTCAATGGCTCTGGCGGCCAATCCACCTAAAAACATGGGCGACATGGCTCTGGTCTCTCGATCGGCTAAACGGAAATGGTAATCTTCAAAGCCACTTAAATTACGATAGACTCCTGGTAAGCTTAAAGGGGCATCAATGAATAGTAATTCGGGTTCAAAATGAGTCACAGCATTGCGAATGAATTGATCTGCATCTACCTTGGGCTCCACTTCCATAAAGAAGATATTAGGCTCCTGGTATATGGCTATCACGGTATTTCCCGAAAGCTTGCTTCCGTAGTCAATTCCGAAAATCGTTCCCATGCCTGATTAAAAGATTTCTTGAATTACCTTTTCGCGATGTGCAAACATCTCTTTCAATTGCTTTTGGACCAGCCAGGGATGTGCCCAACGGGATAAAGCCTCCAGAGGCAGTCGATAATGAAGCTCATCACTAATAAGAGTGCCCCCATCTTTGGCTTCAAAGCGATGCAAGTGATGCCACATCTTAAAAGGGCCGGTAAGCATTTCATCTACAAAATAGTCTTCCTTATTTACGGCACTGATCTCAGAAGTCCAGTTTAAGGGGATACCTAAGATGGGTGAAACCTTATAACGTAAAATCATGCCGGGAAACATTGTAGAACTGGGCTTCTCTACAATGCGCATTTTCATTTTTGCCGGAGTAATGCGCAATAGGTTTTCAGGATCGGAAAAGAATTCCCAAACCTCCTTAAGCGGCGCATTTACCCACTGTTCTTGCTTTAGTTGATACATACCAGTCTAACGCTAAACAGCGGTTCTGGTTCATAGACTAAATGGCCTTTCCAGAAACTTGGGCAAACGGAAATTGGACTCAAAAAAAAGCGCCTCCATTTCGGAAGGCGCTTTTTGCATAAGAGCTTGATTCTTAGAAAGAATCCCACATTTTATCGTATTTCACCGCTTTAGGAGTAATACACATCACCGGAATTTCACTGTGGTAAATAACGGCTTGCATTTCATTACCCAAGAAGTAGTCGGTAATATCAGTTGGGCCAGCTTCTTCAGTAATAATTACCAAATCACCTTCGGCCTCATAGGCATGATTCAAGATATTGCGAACGACCCCACGACGTGATGGGTTCTCAATAATTTGATGTTCGCATTCCACACCGTGGCTGCGAATAAAGGTTTCTACCTGGTTTACATGGCCACGTAAAATATTCAGCTGGCTTTCGTTTTCTTTCACAGCCACCACCAAAACTTTGGCGCCAAATAGGCGGGCGTACTCCAAGGTAGGACCTACTTTCTCCTTGCTATGACGATCCATCAATAAGGGGAAAATGATGGTTTCGATCTTTTCAATTTCACGCACCCCTTTAATAGTAACCACAGGAGGTTTTACTAAGGCGGCAGTGCGGTAGGCATTAGATCCAATGAAGCGCTTGCGAAGGTTTTGGGGCTTACCATTAGTTCCCATTACCACCAGATTGGCATCGATAAGACTGCTTACCCGGGCAATTTCTTCATACACTACACCTTCGGCAACCATGGTGTTGGTTGGGATGTTGTGATCTTTCTGGAAGTTTTCGGCAACTTCCTTCAATTTTTTACTTACCTCACTATGAATTTGCTCGGTATTAGTGGAGCTGGAGAACATCTTCGAAAAGAAACCTCCTTCTTCAATTACAGAGAGTAAGGTAATGCTGGCGTTTTCGGTAGCTTTGGCAAAAATTGAGGCTTGGTTTAAAGCGGTCAAGGATTGCTCAGAAAATCCGATCGGAACCAGGATCTTGAATGAATCAGACATAAGAGGAACGAATTAGTGCCTCAAAGTTAAGTTAATCCCCGAATACGAACAGTATGCCTGCATCTGAAATCATTCTTAACCCTGATTTAAGTGTTTATCACTTACATTTAAAAAATGGCGAAGTACCACGAAAGGTAGTCACAGTGGGGGATCCCGACCGAATAGACTGGTTAATTCCCCACTTCGATCAGGTATATTCCGATCAACAATTCAGGGAATTTCGGAGCCTTCGAGGAAGTATTGGGCAGCAAGATATGCTCTGTATTTCGACGGGTATCGGTACCGATAATGTCGATATCGTGCTCAATGAATTGCATTTGGCCTATGCCTGGGATTTAAGCAAGCGCGAACTTCAAAGCGAGGAATTAGCGCCCATGCAAGTTTTGCGTTTGGGAACCAGCGGCACTTTGCGTGAAGACATTCCTATCGATAGCATATTGATGTCGGAAGCAGCTTTGGGTTTCGATTATCTCATGCACTTTTACAATTGGCCCGACTTTCGGAAACTGGAAGGCTTAGAGGCTTTTCCAGAACCCTATTTCACCTGGGGATCAGAGGAAATGCGAGATCAGTTTCGATCTATGGCCCAGCACAGTGGCATTACGGTTACAGCCAATGGCTTTTATGGACCGCAGGGCAGAAACCTTCCTTTAAAAGCGAAGAATGCCAATTGGTTGGATCTTTTAGCGGCCCAAAAGCTGGAAGGCCGCTCCATCACCAATCTAGAAATGGAAACGGCCGGTATTTATGCCTTAGGCAGTCTCTTAAATATGGAATGTCTTTCCTTATCCGCCATCCTTGCCAATCGGAGGACTCAGGTATTCAGCAAAAAGCCTGAGACTATCGTTCAAGGAATGATAGCTCAGGCTTTGGAAATTTATAGTGCAGAATAGCCGCTTAGCGCGCTACGTTTACGGCACGAGTTTCTCGGATTACGGTAATCTTTACCTGTCCGGGATAGGTCATTTCATTTTGAATTTTCTGGCTGATATCGAAGCTGATTTTCGCAGCATCGGCATCACTCACTTTCTCGCAATCTACAATTACCCGAAGCTCACGACCGGCTTGCACCGCATAAGCTTGAGTAACCCCATTTTGAGAAATTGCTAATTGCTCCAGGTCTTTCAAACGCTGCATATAGCTTTCGGCGATCTGACGACGTGCACCGGGACGGGCTCCAGAAATACCATCGCAAACCTGAACGATAGGAGAGATAAGGCCAGTCATCTCAATTTCATCGTGGTGAGCACCAATCGCATTACATACTTCAGGTTTTTCGCCGTATTTCTCGGCCATCTTCATACCCAAAATAGCGTGTGGCAATTCACTTTCTTCCGAAGGTACTTTACCAATATCATGCAATAAGCCGGCACGCTTGGCGATCTTAGGATTCAAACCTAATTCAGCCGCCATAATACCACAGAGGTTGGCCACTTCACGTGAGTGTTGCAGCAAGTTTTGTCCGTAAGAAGAACGGTATTTCATACGACCAACCATGCGAACCAACTCAGGATGCAAGCCGTGAATACCTAAATCGATCGTAGTACGCTTACCCACTTCGAAGATTTCCTCTTCAATTTGTTTACGAGTCTTATTACAAACTTCTTCAATACGGGCTGGGTGAATACGTCCGTCTGAAACCAATTTGTGTAAAGAAAGGCGGGCAATCTCACGACGTACTGGATCAAAGCAGCTTAGGATAATTGCTTCCGGGGTATCATCCACAATAATTTCAACACCGGTTGCTGCTTCCAGGGCGCGAATGTTACGACCTTCACGACCGATGATACGGCCTTTAACATCGTCGTTTTCAATATTAAATACCGAAACGGAGTTTTCCACAGCCTGCTCAGTAGCTACTCTCTGGATGGTTTGGATCACCACTTTACGGGCTTCACGAGTGGCACTTAATTGCGCTTCTTCCATGGTTGTTTGGATGAAGGCGGCGGCATCGGTTTTAGCCTCTTCTTTAAGAGCTTCTAATAATTGGTTTTTAGCTTCCTCTGGACTTAAGCCGGAGATTACTTCCAATTGCTCCACCTGCTTGCGGTGCATTTTTTCGAGCTCCTTACTGCGAGCATCATTCACCTCTACCTTTTTGCTCAGTTCCTCGCGCAGGCGTTGGTTTTCCTTATAATCTTTCTTGTTGTTTTCGGCATGCTCGCGCACCCTTTGTTCTTTTTCCTTCAGGTTATTAAAGCGGTCGTTGAGCTTTTGCTCACGCTTGTTAATTACCTTTTCATGTTCGGCTTTCAGCTCCAGGAATTTCTCCTTGGCCTGTAAGATTTTCTCCTTTTTAATGCCTTCAGCTTCTTTTTGAGCTTCGGCCAGGATATTTTGATTTTTCTTTTTTAAGATCAGCATATTAAAAACGAAGGCGGTTCCAAAGCCTACGATTAAAGCTGCCAGAATAAGAATTAAAGTTGTTGTTTCCATCTTTCTAATTGGTTCATAAAAAAACCCGCACCCTTTTCGTGTTTCGTCTAAACCCCGTTTAGACAGGTTCGGAGCTTACCGGATAATTTCGACCTTCCACTCGAGGGAGGCATGATCTAGAAAACCCGAGCTAAACTCCTATTATTGATAATGTTGAGTTTAGCAAATACAGGAAAGGATGCGGGAAAAAATTTGTAAAAGAACGTTGCTATTGCGTCGCTTGCTTTAGTTTTTCCGAAAGACGGTCTAAATGTGCTCCAATATCATCTCCACTCACCAAATTATCGATTTGGATTTTCTCCAAACGCGAGGCTAACTGCAAGGCACACATCGCCAGCAGGTCTTGTTTGTCTCGCACCGCATATCCATCTTCATACTTCTTTAAGATGGCCTCGATACTCTTGGCGGCTTTACGGATGTTTTCCTCTTCATCTCTGCGGATGGTTAAAGGGTAGACCCGATCGGCCAGGGATACTTTTATTTTTAGCAAATCTGACATTTCACTATCTCTCAGGAAAATCACTCATTCAACAAAGCTATACAGCGATCTATTTCCCGCATTAAAGAACCCAATTTCGCTTTAGCGGCTTTTGCTTCCTCCGGATCACCGGCCAAACCACGCGCCAGGCGTAAGCGTTCTAATTGAATTCCTAAGTTTTGGACTTCATCCGACTGCGAATGCAATTGAGCCTCCAGCTCCACGATCTTCTCCTTCAGTTGTACATTTTCCTTTTGTACCACTAAATGATCACTGATAATGTGGTTAATCAGTTGTTCCAGATCCTTGATCTTTGCTTCAATTGCCTTCATGCATCGCAAAAAACTCCAATGGCCAAAGTTAGCAAGCCATATTGGGATAACAAACCCCTTTTTATGGGAAGAAAAATTCCTTTCGGCTTCGAAAATGGCCCTTAATTTTGAATAAATTCGAGCATGTCTAAGATACTATCATTCACTCTACTTTTACTATTCAGCCTTGGGCTTGTTGGGCAAAACAATTATCCGCAAGACTATTTTATTAGTCCCTTGCCTATAAAACTCTATTCATCCGGCACCTTTGGCGAGTTGCGCAGTAATCATTTTCATTCGGGGCTCGACTTAAAAACGCAGGGGAAGGTAGGCATTCCAGTTTTGGCTGCCGCCGAAGGAGATATCGTTCGCATTAAAGTGTCACCCTATGGTTTTGGAAAGGCTCTATATCTAAGGCATCCCAATGGTTATACCACGGTTTATGCCCATTTACTATCCTTTAGCCCCGACCTGGAAGCCTACATAATTTCGGAAATGCGTCGCTTGCAGAAAAACGAGATTGAATTATATCCTCCCGCGGCTAAGTTTCATTATAACCAGGGCGATACTCTTGCACTTAGTGGCAACAGCGGTGGCAGTGGCGGTCCGCACCTTCATTTCGAAGTTCGTGATAGTCGCACAGAGAAGATCATCAATCCCTTGCTTTTTGGATTTGAAGTAGAAGATCATCGTCAGCCTGAATTAGGTCCATTGCAGGTTTATTATTTCGAAAATCATCAACCTGCGGGTCAAAAGGAATACAGCCTATTGCAAAAGCAGGCAGGCGATTATGTCCTTACGGGTGATGGGATTGTAGATGCAAGTGGAGCGGTTTCCTTCGGGCTCTCTGCCATCGATCGGCAGGATGGGTATAATAACCGTAATGGTGTTTACGATCTTAAACTCTATGTTGGAGATGATTTAATCCATGAGTTTAAAATGGAAACCTTCGCCTTTGCGGAGAGTCGATACATTAATGCACATATCGACTATGGTTTA
The Croceimicrobium hydrocarbonivorans genome window above contains:
- a CDS encoding DUF429 domain-containing protein, encoding MGTIFGIDYGSKLSGNTVIAIYQEPNIFFMEVEPKVDADQFIRNAVTHFEPELLFIDAPLSLPGVYRNLSGFEDYHFRLADRETRAMSPMFLGGLAARAIELKASLESERLKILETYPKLMAQRFDLKSIGYKGTKSALKDCISKVRSCMRPSLKINSNDILSWHHLDALLALMSALSYHCGDYRCFGDEREGLIYI
- a CDS encoding SRPBCC family protein, whose translation is MYQLKQEQWVNAPLKEVWEFFSDPENLLRITPAKMKMRIVEKPSSTMFPGMILRYKVSPILGIPLNWTSEISAVNKEDYFVDEMLTGPFKMWHHLHRFEAKDGGTLISDELHYRLPLEALSRWAHPWLVQKQLKEMFAHREKVIQEIF
- a CDS encoding universal stress protein, whose product is MSDSFKILVPIGFSEQSLTALNQASIFAKATENASITLLSVIEEGGFFSKMFSSSTNTEQIHSEVSKKLKEVAENFQKDHNIPTNTMVAEGVVYEEIARVSSLIDANLVVMGTNGKPQNLRKRFIGSNAYRTAALVKPPVVTIKGVREIEKIETIIFPLLMDRHSKEKVGPTLEYARLFGAKVLVVAVKENESQLNILRGHVNQVETFIRSHGVECEHQIIENPSRRGVVRNILNHAYEAEGDLVIITEEAGPTDITDYFLGNEMQAVIYHSEIPVMCITPKAVKYDKMWDSF
- a CDS encoding phosphorylase family protein yields the protein MPASEIILNPDLSVYHLHLKNGEVPRKVVTVGDPDRIDWLIPHFDQVYSDQQFREFRSLRGSIGQQDMLCISTGIGTDNVDIVLNELHLAYAWDLSKRELQSEELAPMQVLRLGTSGTLREDIPIDSILMSEAALGFDYLMHFYNWPDFRKLEGLEAFPEPYFTWGSEEMRDQFRSMAQHSGITVTANGFYGPQGRNLPLKAKNANWLDLLAAQKLEGRSITNLEMETAGIYALGSLLNMECLSLSAILANRRTQVFSKKPETIVQGMIAQALEIYSAE
- the rny gene encoding ribonuclease Y, with the protein product METTTLILILAALIVGFGTAFVFNMLILKKKNQNILAEAQKEAEGIKKEKILQAKEKFLELKAEHEKVINKREQKLNDRFNNLKEKEQRVREHAENNKKDYKENQRLREELSKKVEVNDARSKELEKMHRKQVEQLEVISGLSPEEAKNQLLEALKEEAKTDAAAFIQTTMEEAQLSATREARKVVIQTIQRVATEQAVENSVSVFNIENDDVKGRIIGREGRNIRALEAATGVEIIVDDTPEAIILSCFDPVRREIARLSLHKLVSDGRIHPARIEEVCNKTRKQIEEEIFEVGKRTTIDLGIHGLHPELVRMVGRMKYRSSYGQNLLQHSREVANLCGIMAAELGLNPKIAKRAGLLHDIGKVPSEESELPHAILGMKMAEKYGEKPEVCNAIGAHHDEIEMTGLISPIVQVCDGISGARPGARRQIAESYMQRLKDLEQLAISQNGVTQAYAVQAGRELRVIVDCEKVSDADAAKISFDISQKIQNEMTYPGQVKITVIRETRAVNVAR
- a CDS encoding cell division protein ZapA produces the protein MSDLLKIKVSLADRVYPLTIRRDEEENIRKAAKSIEAILKKYEDGYAVRDKQDLLAMCALQLASRLEKIQIDNLVSGDDIGAHLDRLSEKLKQATQ